In Coregonus clupeaformis isolate EN_2021a chromosome 15, ASM2061545v1, whole genome shotgun sequence, one genomic interval encodes:
- the LOC121582355 gene encoding synaptic vesicle 2-related protein isoform X2, with protein MDTFTVEDAVEAIGFGKFQWKLSILTGLSWMADAMEMMILSIISPQLHCEWRLPSWKVAMLTAVVFIGMMFSSTLWGNISDKYGRKVGLTMCMVWVLYYGFLSAFSPAYGWVLVLRGLVGFGIGGAPQSVTLYSEFLPRKSRATCIMLIEIFWALGAVFEVLLAIWIMPTMGWRWLLGLSTAPLVVFVTLCFWLPESPRFDVLSGNRKNAMKTLRLIAANNGKSMPVGELIDNKHEEDRGRIRDLLTPQYRRTTLLLWFIWFVNAFSYYGLVLLTTELFQAGDACGAITQGAKTEPKCELECKYLTLDDYKDLLWTTLAEFPGLFLTLFVIDRIGRKKSMAMCFLMFSVCILPLYACVGRVALTVFIFIARAFITGGFQVAYVYTPEVYPTATRALGIGTCSGMARVGALLTPFVAQVLLKKSVYLTLSVYCIFCLLATGASMLLPIETTGLGLQESSRITAGQEEMETGQMSNSSDDSPTHTSYGSSYNS; from the exons ATGG ATACCTTTACGGTGGAGGATGCAGTGGAGGCCATTGGCTTTGGAAAGTTCCAGTGGAAGCTTTCTATCCTTACTGGACTGTCATGG atggcGGACGCCATGGAGATGATGATCCTGAGCATCATATCCCCTCAGTTGCACTGTGAGTGGAGGCTGCCCAGCTGGAAGGTGGCTATGCTAACAGCG GTGGTGTTCATTGGGATGATGTTCAGCTCGACTCTATGGGGAAATATATCTGACAAGTATGGCAGAAAAGTA GGTCTGACGATGTGTATGGTGTGGGTCCTATACTACGGCTTCCTCAGTGCCTTTTCCCCGGCGTATGGCTGGGTCCTGGTGCTGCGTGGCCTGGTGGGCTTTGGCATCGGAGGAGCCCCACAGTC GGTGACGTTGTACTCTGAGTTCCTCCCAAGGAAGTCAAGAGCCACCTGCATTATGCTGATTGAG ATATTCTGGGCCCTTGGCGCTGTGTTTGAGGTCCTTCTGGCCATCTGGATCATGCCTACCATGGGCTGGCGCTGGCTGCTTGGCCTGTCTACTGCACCCCTGGTGGTCTTTGTTACCCTCTGTTTT TGGCTGCCGGAGAGTCCCCGCTTTGATGTGCTTTCGGGAAACAGGAAAAATGCTATGAAAACATTAAGACTCATCGCTGCCAACAACGGGAAGAGCATGCCAGTTGGGGAGCTTATTGACAATAAACAT GAGGAGGATCGTGGTAGGATCCGAGATCTCTTAACTCCTCAATATCGCAGAACCACTCTTCTCCTGTGGTTTATATG GTTTGTCAATGCCTTCTCCTACTATGGCCTGGTCCTCCTGACCACTGAGCTATTTCAGGCAGGAGACGCGTGTGGTG CCATCACCCAAGGTGCCAAGACTGAGCCAAAGTGCGAGCTGGAATGCAAATACTTGACGTTAGATGACTACAAAGACCTACTCTGGACCACCTTAGCTGAATTTCCAG GACTTTTTTTGACATTGTTTGTGATCGATCGGATTGGCAGGAAGAAAAGCATGGCGATGTGTTTCCTGATGTTCTCTGTGTGCATTCTGCCCCTGTACGCTTGTGTTGGAAG GGTGGCTCTCACAGTCTTCATCTTCATCGCCAGAGCATTCATCACTGGGGGATTCCAAGTTGCTTATGTCTACACACCTGAG GTATACCCCACAGCCACCAGAGCTCTGGGCATCGGGACCTGCAGTGGGATGGCCAGGGTGGGTGCCCTCCTAACTCCCTTTGTAGCACAG GTGCTGCTCAAGAAGTCTGTGTACCTGACACTGTCCGTGTACTGCATCTTCTGCCTGCTGGCCACAGGCGCGTCCATGCTGTTGCCCATTGAGACCACAGGCCTGGGCCTGCAGGAGTCTAGTCGAATCACAGCCGgtcaggaggagatggaaacaggCCAGATGTCAAATAGCTCTGACGATTCTCCAACGCACACCAGCTATGGATCATCCTATAACAGCTGA
- the LOC121582355 gene encoding synaptic vesicle 2-related protein isoform X1 has protein sequence MSNWGKTSKISYQQWRNPEISVVTFRGTGGDSLCHDDEDQCGDYEVYTTGMQTVDLGERSTGPHVSHNSPTEDTFTVEDAVEAIGFGKFQWKLSILTGLSWMADAMEMMILSIISPQLHCEWRLPSWKVAMLTAVVFIGMMFSSTLWGNISDKYGRKVGLTMCMVWVLYYGFLSAFSPAYGWVLVLRGLVGFGIGGAPQSVTLYSEFLPRKSRATCIMLIEIFWALGAVFEVLLAIWIMPTMGWRWLLGLSTAPLVVFVTLCFWLPESPRFDVLSGNRKNAMKTLRLIAANNGKSMPVGELIDNKHEEDRGRIRDLLTPQYRRTTLLLWFIWFVNAFSYYGLVLLTTELFQAGDACGAITQGAKTEPKCELECKYLTLDDYKDLLWTTLAEFPGLFLTLFVIDRIGRKKSMAMCFLMFSVCILPLYACVGRVALTVFIFIARAFITGGFQVAYVYTPEVYPTATRALGIGTCSGMARVGALLTPFVAQVLLKKSVYLTLSVYCIFCLLATGASMLLPIETTGLGLQESSRITAGQEEMETGQMSNSSDDSPTHTSYGSSYNS, from the exons ATGAGCAACTGGGGGAAAACATCCAAGATAAGTTACCAGCAATGGAGGAATCCTGAAATCAG TGTGGTGACGTTTCGAGGTACAGGGGGAGACAGTCTGTGTCACGATGATGAGGATCAGTGTGGAGACTATGAGGTCTACACCACGGGGATGCAGACTGTGGACCTTGGGGAGCGCAGTACAGGACCCCACGTATCACACAACAGCCCCACTGAAG ATACCTTTACGGTGGAGGATGCAGTGGAGGCCATTGGCTTTGGAAAGTTCCAGTGGAAGCTTTCTATCCTTACTGGACTGTCATGG atggcGGACGCCATGGAGATGATGATCCTGAGCATCATATCCCCTCAGTTGCACTGTGAGTGGAGGCTGCCCAGCTGGAAGGTGGCTATGCTAACAGCG GTGGTGTTCATTGGGATGATGTTCAGCTCGACTCTATGGGGAAATATATCTGACAAGTATGGCAGAAAAGTA GGTCTGACGATGTGTATGGTGTGGGTCCTATACTACGGCTTCCTCAGTGCCTTTTCCCCGGCGTATGGCTGGGTCCTGGTGCTGCGTGGCCTGGTGGGCTTTGGCATCGGAGGAGCCCCACAGTC GGTGACGTTGTACTCTGAGTTCCTCCCAAGGAAGTCAAGAGCCACCTGCATTATGCTGATTGAG ATATTCTGGGCCCTTGGCGCTGTGTTTGAGGTCCTTCTGGCCATCTGGATCATGCCTACCATGGGCTGGCGCTGGCTGCTTGGCCTGTCTACTGCACCCCTGGTGGTCTTTGTTACCCTCTGTTTT TGGCTGCCGGAGAGTCCCCGCTTTGATGTGCTTTCGGGAAACAGGAAAAATGCTATGAAAACATTAAGACTCATCGCTGCCAACAACGGGAAGAGCATGCCAGTTGGGGAGCTTATTGACAATAAACAT GAGGAGGATCGTGGTAGGATCCGAGATCTCTTAACTCCTCAATATCGCAGAACCACTCTTCTCCTGTGGTTTATATG GTTTGTCAATGCCTTCTCCTACTATGGCCTGGTCCTCCTGACCACTGAGCTATTTCAGGCAGGAGACGCGTGTGGTG CCATCACCCAAGGTGCCAAGACTGAGCCAAAGTGCGAGCTGGAATGCAAATACTTGACGTTAGATGACTACAAAGACCTACTCTGGACCACCTTAGCTGAATTTCCAG GACTTTTTTTGACATTGTTTGTGATCGATCGGATTGGCAGGAAGAAAAGCATGGCGATGTGTTTCCTGATGTTCTCTGTGTGCATTCTGCCCCTGTACGCTTGTGTTGGAAG GGTGGCTCTCACAGTCTTCATCTTCATCGCCAGAGCATTCATCACTGGGGGATTCCAAGTTGCTTATGTCTACACACCTGAG GTATACCCCACAGCCACCAGAGCTCTGGGCATCGGGACCTGCAGTGGGATGGCCAGGGTGGGTGCCCTCCTAACTCCCTTTGTAGCACAG GTGCTGCTCAAGAAGTCTGTGTACCTGACACTGTCCGTGTACTGCATCTTCTGCCTGCTGGCCACAGGCGCGTCCATGCTGTTGCCCATTGAGACCACAGGCCTGGGCCTGCAGGAGTCTAGTCGAATCACAGCCGgtcaggaggagatggaaacaggCCAGATGTCAAATAGCTCTGACGATTCTCCAACGCACACCAGCTATGGATCATCCTATAACAGCTGA
- the LOC121582357 gene encoding forkhead box protein N4-like has product MTAILRNSGSNVNVNHHTSSQDFRLLTTEPSLQSEELGDLQSLSWLTTVDVPRLQQMATGRLAFNNTGPQSSILELHTDQQSNMSTALGHNTMAPPHSNMQNTYIGMNYLNNQNGNMAGFPGSGVPASGYQSSPVHCFHSPQQAYSPAQAVQQHSPSSLYNSTSYHNHNLYDQQAAVMSITNPHSNQDLLQQLKAFPKPIYSYSCLIAMALKNSRTGSLPVSEIYGFMKEHFPYFKTAPDGWKNSVRHNLSLNKCFEKVENKQGGSSSSTRKGCLWALNPAKINKMEEEMQKWKRKDLTAIRRSMANPDELDRLITDRPDGCRRKPCDPRMTCVPSSPCGPPLSGHLQASLPFHHQAQNHTLLGEPSSPVPARTPPLHAVPDYSHSPFPQQQPYRHPHSHSLYGLHPDVTAEVDALDPSIMEFAGSLWEEMREESFSLETLGTFNHSPLCLSDCGLTGPSTGQPLVDRQVAGLYTSHTTPAVPSQYITTTEAGGQAIAQL; this is encoded by the exons ATGACGGCAATTCTCAGAAATTCTGGAAGTAACGTTAACGTTAATCatcacacctcatcacaggaTTTCAG GCTGCTGACCACTGAGCCGTCCCTGCAGAGTGAGGAGCTGGGGGACCTGCAGTCTCTGTCCTGGCTAACCACCGTGGATGTAcccaggctgcagcagatggccaCAGGCAGACTGGCCTTCAACAACACAGGGCCCCAAAGCAGCATACTGGAACTACACACAG ACCAGCAAAGCAACATGAGTACAGCACTAGGACATAATACCATGGCCCCTCCACATAGCAACATGCAAAACACTTATATTGGAATGAACTACCTCAACAATCAAAATGGAAAT ATGGCAGGATTCCCAGGAAGTGGTGTGCCTGCCTCAGGATACCAGTCCTCCCCGGTCCACTGCTTCCATTCCCCCCAGCAGGCCTACAGCCCAGCTCAGGCTGTGCAACAG CATTCCCCCAGCAGCCTGTACAACAGCACCTCCTACCATAACCATAACCTGTATGATCAGCAAGCAGCAGTCATGAGCATCACCAACCCCCACAGCAACCAGGATCTGCTACAACAACTCAAGGCCTTTCCTAAACCTATCTACTCCTACAG CTGCCTGATTGCTATGGCTCTGAAGAACAGCCGGACAGGCAGCCTTCCTGTCAGTGAGATCTACGGCTTCATGAAGGAGCACTTCCCTTACTTCAAG ACGGCACCTGACGGCTGGAAGAACTCTGTGAGACACAACCTGTCTCTGAACAAGTGCTTTGAGAAGGTGGAGAACAAGCAGGgaggctcctcctcctccactcgtAAGGGCTGTCTATGGGCCCTCAACCCAGCCAAGATCaacaagatggaggaggagatgcagAAGTGGAAACGCAAGGACCTGACTGCCATCCGCCGCAGCATGGCCAACCCTG ATGAGCTGGATAGGCTGATCACAGACCGACCGGACGGCTGCCGGAGAAAGCCCTGTGACCCTAGGATGACATGTGTCCCTTCCAGCCCCTGTGGTCCCCCGCTGTCTGGACATCTGCAGGCCTCCCTCCCCTTCCACCACCAGGCCCAGAATCACACCCTCCTAGGAGAACCCAGCTCCCCTGTACCCGCCCGGACCCCTCCCCTCCATGCTGTCCCAGACTACTCCCACAGCCCCTTCCCCCAGCAGCAGCCCTACAGACATCCCCACAGCCACAGCTTGTACGGCCTCCACCCAGACGTCACAGCCGAGGTGGACGCTCTGGACCCCAGTATCATGGAGTTTGCCG GGAGCCTatgggaggagatgagggaggaaaGCTTCAGCCTGGAGACTCTGGGTACCTTTAACCACTCTCCTCTGTGCCTGTCTGACTGTGGGCTGACTGGCCCCAGCACTGGACAGCCCCTGGTGGACCGACAGGTGGCCGGGCTGTACACCAGCCACACCACCCCAGCTGTTCCCTCCCAGTACATCACCACCACAGAGGCCGGGGGCCAGGCCATCGCCCAGCTCTGA